Below is a window of Plasmodium sp. gorilla clade G2 genome assembly, chromosome: 14 DNA.
ATGGGGCTAACAATAATGGAGCAACAAATAACAGCAACATCaaagataataatactactactaataataataattataatagtaacaataatagtaacaataataataatgttggAAAGAACAATTTGTCAACTAATTATCAAGAAGTTAcgagttataaaaaaattcttataaAATCTTTACaacatatttgtaatatatattctagtGAATGCCTACATATTGTGGATCTCctacttatttatataaatgatgatgagaaagaaataaattatgAAGCTGCTATTTGTATACGTAAATTAGTAAAGAATAATGAATTTCAGAGTAATAttttagaaaaaattatagattcaatatttgatattaaaaaagctACAATtctaagaatttttttttgggctATAGGGCAATATATGcatgatgaaaatatgattataaattttatgaataaattatatgaaaatttatcTCCTTTATTAAATAACAGTTTAGAAAGtgatatgataaataaaatacaaaatgaaagatttaaaaaaaatggaaatcttaattttaatttatctaaTTCAAATATACAAACTAAAACAGTCATATTAGAAGATGGTACTTATGCAACTGAAgcctttttaaaaaatcaaaatatttctaataaaactaatgataaaaataaagaaaatacatttctatataatatattatatgaaaatgatgATTTACTTTTGTCAGTTATTTGTGTTTGTttaacaaaattatatttaaaattattatcaaagtTTAACGATTCTTTTGATTTTATTTGGAATCATCATGAAATGGTATGCTCAAAAGGAGACAAAGAAAAGGAGGatctaataataagaaatgaaaataattctaatgataatattagtGGTAATCTTAGTGGTAATATTAGTGGTAATCTTAGTGGTAATCTTAGTGGTGGTAATCTTAGTGGTGATAATCTTATGAATAATTCATTAGATGGAGAACCATCTGTTGTGTCAAAGGATCAAAATGTCCTGtcaaataattcaaataacaatataacaGTAGATAATATTAACGAATATAGAAATaagtgtatttatattttggctagtattataaaatatataggaGAAAAGAATTCAAAACCTGatactaatatatatgaatatgataGTAACGTTATAAGAATAAATCAATGcttgaaaatttttttttatttgacaagtaacaaaaaagaattagacgaacaaaataaaaagttgataaaaatatttatagatggagattattattatcacaaaTTTTTAGAAAAGGAAGAAGAGAAGTATTGTAGTATATATGGTTCGAATTATAAGTATATGAAAAGAACAAACATTAACACATATAATGTTAATGGtgataaaaatgttaatggagataaaaatgttagtggtgataaaaatgttaatgtagataaaaatattgatgcAGATAAAAACATTAGtggtgataaaaatatatttgagaAAAGCCCATATGTAAgtaatgatttattttttaatgatcAAGGAGAAAAAGCTAACGTagatgatgatatatattttagagtattaaaagaaaaaaaaaatatattaaatatgttaGATGAAGAAACATCATCTGTATGtgtaaatgaaaatttagaaaaattaaaattaaaatatacattaaataatgatatgttatttgaagaaaatgaatttCAATATCCatctataaaatataattattcatcattatttctAGCCAAGTTATATAATTCTCAAATATTAACAGGTACAGATGatgatatttttatagaaGCATTACCAATTATATCAAAcgttaatttaataatagaaatttatgtatataatcaATCTAATgtttatttacaaaatatttatataaatttatcaaCACATGGAAATTTAAAACCTATTGATAAAATACCAGAATTTAATTTATCTcctaatgaaaaaaaaaaatttaaaataagtGTAAAAGTACATACAACAGAAGCAGGAATTATATTCGGATATGTATtctatgaaagaaaaaatgataatcaaaaaaattatattgttttaaatgaattacatataaatatgactgattatataaatgccTCTTTTATATCTTCACATCTATTTCGTATTATGTGGTCTGAATTTGAGtgggaaaataaaattaatatacacACATCTATAAGGTaatcaaaatgaaaataaaaataaaaataaaaagaaaaataaaaagaaaaatatataaatatatacatatatatatatatatatatatatatatatatatatatatatatgtatgtattatatttgtttatattaaacaaactgcttattttttttcattttattttttttcatattattttttaggGATGCCTTTGAATTACTCAAg
It encodes the following:
- a CDS encoding coatamer beta subunit, putative — protein: MSNFEIDNNCTLYICTDNCEVPTNNDIQKKLENQNVEKKIEGMENLIFNIIQGVSYENLLMCVIRYIVPHKDHRLKKMCHIFFEIVDKCNSDGSLKEEMILVCNALRNDIISPNEYVRGSTLRLLSKIKYLKILDPLIETITKNLSHRHSYVRKNAITCIHTIIKDHGIDIIPNAVKEVEKILFLESDISTKRSALAMLTDIDPLTTLKYILSLNDQLYDTADVILLEVIHLFKKLYIPHVFDDSYLIINDEDKDDDDEEEEEDDKEDEDNNNINNINNINNITSSERYLQNKKINDTYKYLPNNNNIYHKNEYKEIDDELNLLSEDINFKKKKLKDNNYNQYKNHVIRILLNMLNKNVSYSVLYEGACCLLYMSTSALSIKTATECFIKLLINQHDNNIKLIVIDKLYYIMCKWKNILENYAMDLLRALNFPSRDIKVKILNLVLHVLTKRNVHLILNVLKKELLKLNDQIVYTKHITTNNNNNTNMNGANNNGATNNSNIKDNNTTTNNNNYNSNNNSNNNNNVGKNNLSTNYQEVTSYKKILIKSLQHICNIYSSECLHIVDLLLIYINDDEKEINYEAAICIRKLVKNNEFQSNILEKIIDSIFDIKKATILRIFFWAIGQYMHDENMIINFMNKLYENLSPLLNNSLESDMINKIQNERFKKNGNLNFNLSNSNIQTKTVILEDGTYATEAFLKNQNISNKTNDKNKENTFLYNILYENDDLLLSVICVCLTKLYLKLLSKFNDSFDFIWNHHEMVCSKGDKEKEDLIIRNENNSNDNISGNLSGNISGNLSGNLSGGNLSGDNLMNNSLDGEPSVVSKDQNVLSNNSNNNITVDNINEYRNKCIYILASIIKYIGEKNSKPDTNIYEYDSNVIRINQCLKIFFYLTSNKKELDEQNKKLIKIFIDGDYYYHKFLEKEEEKYCSIYGSNYKYMKRTNINTYNVNGDKNVNGDKNVSGDKNVNVDKNIDADKNISGDKNIFEKSPYVSNDLFFNDQGEKANVDDDIYFRVLKEKKNILNMLDEETSSVCVNENLEKLKLKYTLNNDMLFEENEFQYPSIKYNYSSLFLAKLYNSQILTGTDDDIFIEALPIISNVNLIIEIYVYNQSNVYLQNIYINLSTHGNLKPIDKIPEFNLSPNEKKKFKISVKVHTTEAGIIFGYVFYERKNDNQKNYIVLNELHINMTDYINASFISSHLFRIMWSEFEWENKINIHTSIRDAFELLKLIIKNTNMTIVERFMPLEYYDMEIKNNANQINISPIDIYISYISTLEDLKCLVNNSAFFSVNLFSRSIFGEDSLANLSVQKSADGKLSGSIRVRSRTQGIALSLGDKLTLLQTGINGDM